CGAGGTAGATCGTATCGCGTCGCAGGCTGAGTTCAACCGCTTCAAGGTGCTGCTCGGTGACTATGCAAGAACCTCAAAGACAGCGTCGATGTGGTTTCACATGGGAGCCAACATGCACCAGCGCGAACGCGTCTTCGTCGGCACGATGACCGCCACCGCCTTCAAACTGAAGGAAAACGGTGCGTCAGAGTCGCTGTCGACGGCGGCACAGGCCAATGACCTCATTGGCGTGGTCGACGAGGCGTTAGGCAAATTGCTGAAGCAAAGGGCCGATCTGGGAAGTTACTCTAACAGGCTTGAAATGTCTGCGAAGGGCTTGATGAACGCTTATGAAAACATACAGGCGTCAGAAAGCCGCATTCGCGATGCAGACATGGCCGAAGAGATGGTTCGATTCACCTCGGGCCAGATCTTGCAGCAGAGTGGTACGGCGATGCTTGCCCAGGCGAACCAAAAAGCAGCAAGCGTGATGCGCCTGCTCGGCCGTGATTAAACGGATCTAGCGTTGCTTTAGGGCAACCTAGACCGCGAACACGGTGCCCGGTTTCCTCTTTATTGAGGTAGCCGGGCTTTTTTTTGGCATATTTAGCATTTTTTGTTTAGAATGAACGCTGACAGGAGCAACCGCTCAGAGATGATACTTTTGCGGTGGTGTTTCACGCCACCGCAAAAGCTAATTAAGAGAGGAAAGTCCGGACACCACGGGGTACGGGGCCAGAGAGATCTGGAGCTAACGCTGCTCACGCAGCGAAACGCATGAACAGTGCCACAGAAAATATACCACCTCAACTGAGGGGTGTGCAAACACCCCTCAGTTGAGGTAAGGGTGAAAAGGTGCGGTAAGAGCGCACCGCGCGGCCGAGAGGTTTGCGGCAGGGTAAACTCCCCCTGGTGCAATTTCGAGCAGCTGCAGATTTCTTCAGGGTTTCGGCCCGGCTGACCCCAGCCGAAATCGTGCAGCGGGTAGAAAGCGAAGAGCTGCGGGGTATAACCCGCAGACAAGACAAATGGTTGCCAAAGGATATTTCGTTCTTACGAAATCTCCGGGACAGAATCCGGCTTATGAATGTCGTTAATCCGGGGTTGTCTAAAAAGCCACGAACCGCGCTGCACAGGCGCGGCGCTCAGGCGGAAACCGGCCTGAATAGGCCGTTTCGCGTGAATTTGCCGCAGGCAAATACAGCGTTTTCGTCTGAGCGGTGACTTTTTAGACAACCCCGGATTTTTTTATGTTTACGCGCCCGCTGCCACACTGGTACATCGGGCATGACTTCATCACTCATCTGGGTTCTGATCGCGGTCTACATCGGCTTCTTTGTGTTTCTGCAAAAAGTCATGAAGGAGTCGTAAATGGTACTTGGACACTATGCATCCGCATTTTTGGTGCGCCCGCATCTGCCACAAGCGCCGTTCTGGTTGCTCTTGCTGACCGCCAACCTCGCCGAGTTCTTATGGCTTGTGCTGGCTCTCGTCGGCGTCGAACCAACTAAGCCCGACTCAATTCTCGATGCGACTTTTAACAACCTCGACGTGCACATGACGTACAGCCACAATGTCGTACCGAATCTGATTCTGGGTGGCGTCGTGTTCTTGCTGGTGCAACTCATCTGGAAAAATAAGAAGCTCGCACTGGGCGCAGCGTTTTTGACCTGTTTGCATGTCTGGTCAGATATCATAGTCGGATTTCAACACGAATTGCTCGGGCCCGACTCGATGAAAGTGGGACTCAATTCTTACGGCAGATTTCCCTATGCTGCCATACTGATCGAGTGGTTCTTTGCGCTCGGCTGCCTCAGCTACTTTGTCTGGGCAGAGAAGGCAAGAGGGCGCATGGTCGCGCGCAAAAAAATCGTGCTGCTCTACACGGCGTTCACCATTGGCATTCTGTCATGGCTGCCGAACGCCTACACACCGATGAGAAAATTACTGGGACTCTAGTCGCCCGCTATTCGCCTTGATCGCGGCGCCAGCTCCAGAAACTGCTGTAGACGTCGTCTTTTTCATAACCGCAGTTGGCGCATTTGTAGTGGTAGATTTCGTCCCAGTGCACGTCGCGTGAAAAAATGCCAGGGTCGTAATCTTTCGCGTTGTCATATGATTTGCCGGTCACTTTCAGTTTGCGCGTTTTACATTTGGGGCACTTGCTCGTCATCAGCCAGCCGAACACCAGATAACCCGCGAAGAGGCCGACTAATGCCAGAATCAGCCAGGGCGTCATGCCACGAAACAGATCGGAGAAACGAAAATCTTTCTGCGTCTCATCGCTGTAGTTGACGACCGTCTCTGCGCCTAACTGATAAATGTTCAGCACATCTGCAAATCGGTCGTCTTTATAATCGCCATACCATGTGGCTGATTTATCCCCCTTTGCGAAATCACGGTCTTTGGGCACCTTGCGCAGCACCACGAGGTTCGTATAGAGCGCCTCGAACCGTTCGCGCGCAAACACGCACCTGAGACTGTAGAGCCGCTGCTTGAAATACGTGTACACACATTTCGCTGGCTTAAATTGATTAAATAGAACAAAAGGGGGATTTATAACTTCAAACGCAGTTTCATCCCAGCTTTGCGGGTTTGACACGTCTTTTGCTGCGGCCTGAATCGCATCGGGCGAACTGCCGAACGCGACGTCAATGAACGGGTTTTGCGCGAAGAGAGAAAAGGTGAGTGTGAGAGTGATGAAACCTCTCGCGATGAATGCGCGCATGGCCCATCGAGGTCAGCAGAAATAACTTGTAAAGCTTGAGTTGGCAGTTGAGAAAAGTCCCCGGGAAACACTGTGTGTTTCCCGGAAATGTACGCAAGGTCTCAAATCTCTGCCGCAGTCAGAGGCAGCCTGCAACACGCTAGCAGGCCATTTTTCAGGGAACTCTTATCGCAACCGTTTGCTTGGGGCGGAGTGTCCCTATAGAAATCAGTCTATTCGTGAAATGTAATCTCCTGCATAGTTTTGTCGGCCCTCGCAAATGAGCGTGAACCAGTGGTAAGGGTGCTGGGATTATAGTTCGCCGCATTGCCTTGACACGATTGTGAGCAGGCATATATGAGAGACCACGAAATCGATGGGGTGCCAGAACCTTTTGGATACTGCTTGGTTTTTACAGTATATGTTGTGGTGTCGATTTCCCTGAAGTTTTCGGAGAGATCGCCCGTAACCAGACGGCTATTAAGGTACTGCATACCGGTGGGCGAGCTTGCGGAAAGGGGAAACACTTCTGTTTGCTGTCCGGTAGCTGCTGCACCTGTGCCAACCTGCGAGATTTTTTTCCAGTTGTATTGAGGTGAAGCCACATAGCTGTAATAGACTTCATCTTGCGTGAACCGGATAGTCTGGATGCCGACATTTCCAGTATTGTAATGTCCGGCCTTGGTGTTGTCGTGCTTGTTTACCCAGTAAATCTCCGAATGTTCGTTGATGCCGTCGCCGTTGACGTCAGTGGAAGAGTGAGGCGAGAAAATAATCAGGTCACCGATGACACCGATAAATTTTACCGAATAGCGAATCTGCGAATCGGGAATCGTGTTTCGCCAGTTTGCAGTGTTCGTTGTGTTATCATGCAGGCCCATAAATTCACTGATGGTCGGTGCCCCGGTGTTTGTCAGGTTGATGACGTAAAGCAAGGCTTTCCCGTCGCTGAGCCGTTGGGCCATGCCGTAGAGCTTGTGATCGTGAAACAATATTGGAAAGAAGAGCGTGGTTGCATTGATGCCCGTCGTCGGCAGAGTTATCGGCGTCATCGTCAATGTAGCCATGTTCACGTGATAAACGGTGGAAACGCCCGTACCTAAACCTGCCCATGAATGGAAGATGACATTGTCGTGGTTGGTATCCATCAGGGTG
The sequence above is a segment of the Turneriella parva DSM 21527 genome. Coding sequences within it:
- a CDS encoding flagellin, which codes for MIIRNNLSAINAHRVLKFNEWETDKTIARLASGERITKSADDASGLAVSEKLRTQVQGLRQAERNTEDGISFVQTADGYLNQLGDLLQRVRVLAVQSANGIYTAEDRQMMQVEISQLVDEVDRIASQAEFNRFKVLLGDYARTSKTASMWFHMGANMHQRERVFVGTMTATAFKLKENGASESLSTAAQANDLIGVVDEALGKLLKQRADLGSYSNRLEMSAKGLMNAYENIQASESRIRDADMAEEMVRFTSGQILQQSGTAMLAQANQKAASVMRLLGRD